A portion of the Apus apus isolate bApuApu2 chromosome 3, bApuApu2.pri.cur, whole genome shotgun sequence genome contains these proteins:
- the LOC127383071 gene encoding serine/arginine-rich splicing factor 7-like isoform X1: MSRYGRYETKVYVGNLGTGAGKGELERAFSYYGPLRTVWIARNPPGFAFVEFEDPRDAEDAVLGLDGKIICGSRVRVEVSTGMPRRSRYDRPPARRPFDPNDRCYECGEKGHYAYDCHRYSRRSRRSRSRSRSRSRSRGRRYSRSRSRSRGRRSRSASYRRSRSISPRRYRSFSPRRSRSGSLRRSRSRSRSRSRSRSVVWPRSRSGSHGRSKSGLPAKSRSKSRSPSPKRSHSPSGSP, from the exons ATGTCGCGCTACGGGCGTTACG AGACCAAGGTGTATGTGGGAAACCTGGGCACGGGCGCGGGCAAAGGCGAGCTGGAGAGAGCCTTCAGCTACTACGGGCCCCTGAGAACCGTGTGGATCGCGAGGAACCCGCCGGGGTTTGCCTTCGTCGAGTTTGAAGACCCGAGGGATGCTGAAGACGCTGTGCTCGGTCTCGATGGGAA GATAATATGTGGCTCCAGGGTTAGAGTGGAAGTGTCGACAGGGATGCCCCGTCGCTCCCGCTACGACAGGCCTCCTGCACGGCGCCCCTTCGACCCCAACGACAGATGCTATGAGTGTGGCGAGAAAGGCCACTATGCTTATGACTGTCACCGCTACAGTCGCCGAAGTAGGAGGAGCAG GTCCCGGTCTAGATCTCGTTCAAGGTCCCGAGGAAGAAGGTATTCTCGGTCACGCAGTCGGAGTCGTGGTAGGAG ATCAAGGTCAGCTTCCTACCGCAGGTCCAGGTCAATCTCTCCTCGCAGGTATAGATCATTTTCACCCCGCAGATCTCGGTCTGGTTCCTTAAGGAGATCAAG ATCTAGGTCCAGATCACGCTCAAGATCCCGATCTGTTGTATGGCCTCGAAGCAG GTCTGGGTCCCATGGTAGATCTAAATCTGGCTTACCTGCTAAAAG tcgCTCAAAGTCCAGATCACCGTCTCCAAAGAGAAG tcATTCACCATCAGGAAGCCCTTGA
- the LOC127383071 gene encoding serine/arginine-rich splicing factor 7-like isoform X2, which yields MSRYGRYETKVYVGNLGTGAGKGELERAFSYYGPLRTVWIARNPPGFAFVEFEDPRDAEDAVLGLDGKIICGSRVRVEVSTGMPRRSRYDRPPARRPFDPNDRCYECGEKGHYAYDCHRYSRRSRRSRSRSRSRSRSRGRRYSRSRSRSRGRRSRSASYRRSRSISPRRYRSFSPRRSRSGSLRRSRSRSRSRSRSRSVVWPRSSRSKSRSPSPKRSHSPSGSP from the exons ATGTCGCGCTACGGGCGTTACG AGACCAAGGTGTATGTGGGAAACCTGGGCACGGGCGCGGGCAAAGGCGAGCTGGAGAGAGCCTTCAGCTACTACGGGCCCCTGAGAACCGTGTGGATCGCGAGGAACCCGCCGGGGTTTGCCTTCGTCGAGTTTGAAGACCCGAGGGATGCTGAAGACGCTGTGCTCGGTCTCGATGGGAA GATAATATGTGGCTCCAGGGTTAGAGTGGAAGTGTCGACAGGGATGCCCCGTCGCTCCCGCTACGACAGGCCTCCTGCACGGCGCCCCTTCGACCCCAACGACAGATGCTATGAGTGTGGCGAGAAAGGCCACTATGCTTATGACTGTCACCGCTACAGTCGCCGAAGTAGGAGGAGCAG GTCCCGGTCTAGATCTCGTTCAAGGTCCCGAGGAAGAAGGTATTCTCGGTCACGCAGTCGGAGTCGTGGTAGGAG ATCAAGGTCAGCTTCCTACCGCAGGTCCAGGTCAATCTCTCCTCGCAGGTATAGATCATTTTCACCCCGCAGATCTCGGTCTGGTTCCTTAAGGAGATCAAG ATCTAGGTCCAGATCACGCTCAAGATCCCGATCTGTTGTATGGCCTCGAAGCAG tcgCTCAAAGTCCAGATCACCGTCTCCAAAGAGAAG tcATTCACCATCAGGAAGCCCTTGA